A window of Apium graveolens cultivar Ventura chromosome 8, ASM990537v1, whole genome shotgun sequence contains these coding sequences:
- the LOC141677057 gene encoding rust resistance kinase Lr10-like, with the protein MNCSVPYVPTSYCLGVQYENEYLHCPRPYKNYCHNLGDSRRKPSIYCGLVDNLRFIPWWFSEHRLSIYEITGIVFGARFLCGIAFLSVFLVNKLKRRHLSVYDTIEDFLQGQNDLMPIRYSYSHIKKITSGFNDKLGEGGFGKVYKGKLRSGLVVAVKVLGCFNTSSAQDFINEIGTIGRIHHVNIVKLVGFCFEGKKRALIYEFMPNGSLDKYIFPEEGEAPTLSCEKIYEISCKVARGIEYLHRGCDIQILDFDIKPHNVLLDENFTPKISDFGLAKLRATDASIVIMTAARGTLGYMAPELFYKNIGGVSYKADVYSFGMLLMEMAGQRKNLEESVDQTIQTCFPSWIYDQIINGKKIEMEDATENERMLVEKMIIVAMWCIQMQPTERPSMNKVIEMLEGDLEQLVMPPKSFLSTRSA; encoded by the exons ATGAATTGTTCCGTTCCTTATGTTCCTACCTCATATTGTTTGGGAGTCCAATACGAGAATGAGTACTTGCACTGTCCGCGGCCATACAAAAATTACTGCCACAATCTTGGCGATAGCAGGCGAAAACCTTCAATTTACTGTG GTCTAGTGGACAACTTGCGGTTTATTCCATGGTGGTTTAGTG AACATCGATTATCTATCTATGAGATCACGG GGATTGTTTTTGGTGCAAGATTTTTGTGCGGAATAGCATTTCTATCTGTATTTCTGGTAAATAAATTGAAGAGAAGACATTTGTCGGTGTATGACACCATTGAAGACTTTCTGCAAGGTCAAAATGATCTCATGCCTATTAGGTACAGTTATTCACATATTAAGAAAATCACTAGTGGATTCAATGATAAACTGGGTGAAGGTGGCTTTGGCAAAGTATATAAAGGAAAACTTAGAAGCGGGCTTGTAGTAGCTGTCAAGGTTTTAGGATGCTTCAATACTAGCAGCGCCCAGGATTTCATTAATGAAATTGGTACCATTGGTAGGATACATCATGTTAACATTGTCAAGCTTGTCGGATTCTGCTTTGAGGGTAAAAAACGTGCTCTAATTTATGAGTTCATGCCTAATGGATCTCTGGATAAATACATATTCCCTGAGGAAGGAGAAGCACCCACTTTAAGTTGTGAAAAGATTTATGAGATTTCATGTAAAGTGGCCCGTGGTATTGAGTATTTACATCGAGGTTGTGACATTCAAATCCTAGATTTCGATATCAAGCCTCATAATGTTCTTCTCGATGAAAATTTCACTCCAAAAATTTCAGATTTTGGCCTTGCAAAGTTGCGTGCTACTGATGCTAGTATTGTGATCATGACTGCTGCAAGGGGAACATTGGGCTACATGGCGCCAgaattattttacaaaaatatagGAGGTGTTTCGTATAAGGCAGATGTTTATAGTTTTGGAATGTTGTTGATGGAAATGGCGGGGCAAAGGAAAAACCTAGAAGAGTCGGTGGACCAAACTATCCAAACTTGCTTCCCTTCATGGATTTATGATCAAATTATCAATGGGAAGAAGATTGAAATGGAAGATGCTACCGAAAATGAAAGGATGTTGGTTGAGAAGATGATTATTGTTGCAATGTGGTGTATACAAATGCAACCTACTGAACGTCCTTCGATGAACAAAGTTATTGAAATGCTTGAAGGAGACCTTGAGCAATTAGTGATGCCTCCTAAATCTTTTCTGTCCACAAGAAGCGCTTGA
- the LOC141679811 gene encoding rust resistance kinase Lr10-like — MVKVNHALKLAVFIIVCSNIVTRLEGAGQYDECNVTRCGATEIRFPFHLKGTDDQQRKEKDHCVFPPGFQLSCNGIFPILEFEYHVNTSLSGLYLSFSVKATVDIIDYKSRQLRFISPPGDIRQHYFSHNNQSYHLSPFKPFTLSNTPSNHIRINGDYEDFTLYFNDYTFYNCSSPSEMTRYRLDNHIISSVSSLKGHDYQVYAVYSHYEIVEAPLTSCTKMYNFSNVPYNAGGLTWSGPDCSDCEAKGQYCKFKPNSTILTQCYPKGPSSHKLLLTGKVGGIIFILFALVALFYAAHSYKQNRRYHLKVETFLEDYRALKPSRYSYADLKKISNHFKVELGKGGYGSVFKGQLSNDVVVAVKVLNDKVDAEGSGEDFINEVSTIGLIHHVNVVRLVGYCADGCRRALVYEFLPNESLEKYVYSRKNKNKKFLGWEKMQNIALGIAKGVEYLHQGCAQPILHFDIKPQNILLDQNFNPKVSDFGLAKLCAKGQSIVSMTMARGTIGYIAPEVFSRNFGKVSSKSDVYSFGMLLLEMVGARDHISVSTENSSEAYFPEWVFQNLEQGRETTSQIEEINSNIARKLTIVGLWCINWHLADRPSMKQVIQMIQEEDCPAMPPNPFNSASRGNASTFSNMLEVISETE, encoded by the exons ATGGTAAAGGTTAATCATGCCTTGAAGTTGGCCGTGTTTATAATTGTGTGCAGCAATATCGTCACAAGGCTGGAAGGTGCAGGACAATATGATGAGTGTAATGTAACGAGGTGTGGAGCAACTGAAATCCGCTTCCCTTTTCATCTAAAAGGCACAGATGATCAGCAGCGCAAGGAGAAGGATCACTGTGTTTTCCCACCTGGATTTCAACTTTCTTGCAATGGCATTTTTCCAATTTTGGAGTTTGAATACCATGTCAACACCTCTCTTTCCGGGCTCTACCTTTCCTTCTCTGTTAAGGCTACTGTTGATATTATTGACTACAAATCACGCCAGCTGCGATTCATATCTCCACCCGGAGATATCAGGCAACACTACTTCTCTCATAACAACCAAAGTTACCACTTGTCTCCTTTCAAACCATTCACATTGAGCAACACCCCATCGAACCATATTCGAATTAATGGCGACTATGAAGATTTTACCCTCTACTTCAATGACTATACCTTTTACAATTGTTCATCACCAAGTGAAATGACTAGATACCGACTAGATAATCACATTATAAGCTCTGTCAGCTCTTTAAAAGGACATGATTATCAAGTCTATGCCGTCTATTCTCACTATGAAATTGTGGAAGCCCCTCTAACATCGTGCACCAAGATGTACAACTTTTCTAATGTCCCCTATAATGCGGGAGGACTGACTTGGTCTGGACCCGATTGTAGTGATTGCGAAGCTAAAGGACAGTACTGCAAATTTAAGCCAAACAGCACTATTCTCACCCAGTGCTACCCCAAAG GTCCTTCATCACACAAACTTCTCCTAACAG GTAAAGTTGGCGGTATTATTTTCATATTGTTTGCTCTTGTAGCACTGTTCTATGCTGCTCACTCATATAAACAAAATAGAAGATACCACTTGAAGGTTGAAACGTTCTTGGAAGACTACAGAGCTCTTAAGCCCTCGAGGTACTCATATGCTGATCTTAAGAAGATCAGCAATCATTTCAAAGTAGAATTAGGGAAAGGAGGCTATGGTTCAGTTTTTAAGGGACAACTTTCAAATGATGTCGTTGTTGCAGTTAAGGTCCTGAATGACAAGGTTGATGCCGAAGGAAGTGGAGAAGATTTTATAAATGAAGTTAGTACAATTGGCTTAATTCACCATGTTAATGTGGTTCGCCTAGTTGGATACTGCGCTGATGGATGTAGAAGAGCTCTTGTTTATGAGTTTCTTCCGAATGAGTCGCTCGAAAAGTATGTCTACTCgagaaaaaataagaataaaaaattCCTTGGATGGGAAAAGATGCAAAACATTGCCCTAGGTATAGCCAAAGGCGTCGAGTATCTTCATCAAGGTTGTGCACAGCCAATTCTGCACTTCGACATTAAACCTCAAAACATTTTGTTGGACCAGAATTTCAATCCGAAAGTCTCAGATTTTGGTTTAGCAAAGTTGTGTGCCAAAGGACAAAGTATAGTATCCATGACTATGGCTAGGGGGACAATAGGATATATTGCACCAGAAGTATTTTCCAGGAATTTTGGGAAAGTGTCATCCAAATCGGACGTTTATAGTTTTGGTATGTTGCTGCTTGAAATGGTTGGAGCAAGGGATCATATATCAGTCAGCACAGAGAACAGCAGCGAAGCATATTTCCCGGAATGggttttccaaaatcttgaacAAGGGAGGGAAACAACAAGCCAGATAGAGGAGATAAATAGCAACATAGCAAGAAAGCTAACTATAGTGGGACTTTGGTGTATAAATTGGCATCTAGCAGACCGGCCTTCAATGAAACAGGTGATTCAAATGATCCAAGAAGAAGACTGTCCAGCTATGCCTCCTAATCCGTTTAACTCAGCAAGTCGGGGAAATGCATCCACATTTAGCAACATGCTTGAAGTTATTTCTGAAACAGAGTGA